One region of Brachybacterium saurashtrense genomic DNA includes:
- a CDS encoding LysM peptidoglycan-binding domain-containing protein has protein sequence MAAAGALAMGATSASLRTTALASPSSEALIAWVLLALALMGGLLCLYLTAIWALAATVVTLGPATRAGRTLLAPLRVLAPRLARRVATGAAVATAATALTLSSSFASQLTIPDEPSEQSSVPASSAELPPAEHHDPAPAPEAAGDRPASGATGQGAAAPLPSLGWSGTAPDDSTGEETRETAPEPQDTDPAAGPSDPATARTVVVQDGDSLWSISEDLVDPDGSDPALVAATWPLLHEANRDRIGADPDLLRPGQELLIPSALTTQDES, from the coding sequence GTGGCCGCCGCCGGCGCACTGGCCATGGGGGCGACCTCCGCCTCACTGCGCACCACGGCCCTGGCCTCGCCGAGCAGCGAGGCGCTGATCGCCTGGGTGCTCCTGGCTCTGGCACTGATGGGCGGGCTGCTCTGCCTCTACCTCACAGCGATCTGGGCGTTGGCGGCGACCGTGGTCACCCTCGGCCCCGCCACCCGCGCGGGCCGGACGCTGCTGGCCCCGCTGCGCGTCCTCGCGCCGCGTCTCGCCCGTCGAGTCGCCACCGGAGCGGCCGTGGCCACCGCCGCCACGGCCCTCACGCTGAGCTCCTCGTTCGCCTCACAGCTCACGATTCCCGACGAGCCCTCCGAGCAGAGCTCGGTGCCGGCGTCCAGCGCCGAGCTGCCTCCGGCCGAACACCACGATCCCGCTCCGGCACCCGAGGCGGCCGGGGACCGGCCCGCCTCCGGGGCGACCGGGCAGGGGGCGGCCGCTCCGCTGCCCTCGCTGGGGTGGTCGGGGACGGCCCCGGACGACTCCACCGGCGAGGAGACCAGGGAGACCGCCCCGGAGCCGCAGGACACCGACCCGGCCGCAGGGCCCTCCGACCCCGCGACGGCGCGCACCGTCGTGGTGCAGGACGGCGACAGCCTCTGGAGCATCTCCGAGGATCTCGTCGACCCCGACGGCTCCGATCCGGCGCTCGTCGCCGCGACCTGGCCGCTGCTGCACGAGGCGAACCGCGACCGGATCGGGGCGGACCCCGATCTGCTCCGCCCCGGGCAGGAGCTGCTCATCCCCTCCGCACTGACCACACAGGACGAGTCATGA
- a CDS encoding Rv3235 family protein, with the protein MTTTDQRPAHTSAPHLDAEDPHSVEQLVAPVARRAVEIIRDMRPENSLSRLVTPEVSHALARRAALTRRLRASTGYAPPRQLVVSGVRICVVNEHTVEASCVLREPDRARFLAMRWELRHTGWRVTVLEVG; encoded by the coding sequence ATGACCACCACCGACCAGCGCCCCGCCCACACCTCCGCCCCGCATCTCGACGCGGAGGATCCTCACTCCGTCGAACAGCTCGTCGCCCCGGTGGCGCGCCGCGCGGTGGAGATCATCCGGGACATGCGCCCCGAAAACTCGCTGTCACGACTGGTGACCCCGGAAGTCTCCCACGCGCTCGCGCGCCGCGCCGCCCTCACCCGTCGACTGCGGGCGTCCACCGGCTACGCGCCGCCCCGTCAGCTCGTGGTGAGCGGGGTGCGCATCTGCGTGGTCAACGAGCACACGGTCGAGGCGAGCTGCGTGCTGCGCGAGCCGGACCGTGCCCGCTTCCTCGCGATGCGATGGGAACTGCGGCACACGGGCTGGCGGGTGACCGTGCTGGAGGTCGGATGA